Proteins found in one Subtercola endophyticus genomic segment:
- a CDS encoding ABC transporter permease — protein MSDEQAAPRAERGNRGGRAQRGEWGVTRSRWSPAFWLPTVVAVVVAGVIWEWVAINNPYLLPRLGQVGLQLVTETPFYLENAGATLSEALIGLAIGLVSAFIVAVLVTESGLLRRAIMPLAIILNVTPVVAIAPALVVAFGFGPAPKLIVTALITFFPILMNLITGLNSAAVPVLQVFETLHASRLEILWRLRLPGSLPYLFAALRVVFPLSLVGAVVAEFSAPGAGKGLGTVISVASANSRLAVVYAAIACLAAMGSLLLLVVIVVERRVLRWHESQQSRRS, from the coding sequence GTGAGCGACGAGCAGGCCGCACCGCGTGCCGAGCGAGGCAACCGTGGTGGGCGCGCTCAGCGTGGCGAGTGGGGAGTGACCCGCTCGCGCTGGTCTCCCGCCTTCTGGCTGCCGACCGTGGTTGCCGTGGTGGTCGCCGGCGTCATCTGGGAGTGGGTGGCGATCAACAACCCCTACCTGCTTCCGCGCCTCGGCCAGGTGGGCCTGCAACTGGTCACCGAGACGCCGTTCTACCTCGAGAACGCGGGCGCAACGCTGAGCGAAGCGCTCATCGGTCTCGCCATCGGGCTGGTGTCAGCCTTCATCGTCGCCGTGCTCGTCACGGAATCGGGGCTGCTGAGGCGAGCGATCATGCCGCTGGCGATCATCCTGAACGTGACGCCGGTCGTGGCGATCGCGCCCGCCCTGGTCGTGGCGTTCGGGTTCGGGCCGGCGCCGAAGCTCATCGTCACGGCGCTCATCACGTTTTTCCCGATTCTGATGAACCTCATCACGGGGCTCAATTCGGCCGCGGTGCCGGTGCTGCAAGTCTTCGAAACCCTGCACGCGTCGCGGCTCGAGATTCTGTGGCGGTTGCGGTTGCCCGGCAGCCTGCCGTATCTGTTCGCGGCCCTTCGAGTCGTGTTTCCGCTGTCGCTCGTCGGCGCAGTCGTCGCGGAGTTCTCCGCGCCCGGCGCGGGCAAAGGGCTCGGCACGGTGATCAGCGTGGCGTCGGCCAACTCGCGGCTCGCTGTGGTGTACGCGGCCATCGCCTGCCTCGCGGCGATGGGATCGCTGCTGTTGCTCGTGGTGATCGTCGTCGAGCGGCGCGTGTTGCGCTGGCACGAGTCGCAGCAGTCCCGCCGATCGTGA
- a CDS encoding ABC transporter substrate-binding protein, with translation MAATALTLSGCSSSASGPVSSSAPASGSAISAERCAQNKAAGTINYITGYQYQASASILDVLAAKQLGYFDALCLDVQIQPGTGDTAANAQLVAAGTAQLTDLGGDADLLRSQANGVDVTGIATYGQVPIATLMTMPSITNLKQLDGTTLGQKGQLPPEIQTMLVDAGVDLGSITQVVVGYDPTILPRGQVQSLTGYKSNEPLTLKADGTDVTQWNPEDYGIPGTFGTVAANPAFITANPTATEDFLRASFHAYDYCLTNAAECVGYAGALSGAGYDVDHNVQVWQTETGLVTKSQPAGTPLGSLNSDLMAKEITFLVSSGVLPSAPDPAKATDSSFLKAIYNGTDLIWPAP, from the coding sequence TTGGCCGCAACCGCGTTAACACTGAGTGGATGCTCATCCTCCGCCTCGGGCCCGGTCAGCTCTTCGGCGCCCGCCTCCGGATCCGCCATCTCGGCCGAGCGCTGCGCCCAGAACAAGGCCGCCGGCACCATCAACTACATCACCGGGTATCAGTACCAGGCCTCGGCGAGCATCCTCGACGTTCTCGCGGCCAAGCAGCTCGGCTACTTCGACGCCCTCTGCCTCGACGTGCAGATTCAGCCGGGCACGGGTGACACGGCCGCGAACGCGCAGCTCGTCGCGGCCGGAACCGCACAGCTCACCGACCTCGGCGGCGACGCAGATCTGTTGCGGTCGCAGGCGAACGGGGTCGACGTGACGGGCATCGCGACCTACGGGCAGGTGCCGATCGCCACGCTGATGACCATGCCCAGCATCACGAACCTCAAGCAGCTCGACGGGACCACACTCGGTCAGAAGGGGCAGCTGCCGCCCGAGATCCAGACCATGCTGGTGGATGCCGGTGTCGACCTCGGCTCCATCACTCAGGTGGTCGTGGGCTACGACCCGACCATCCTGCCGCGTGGTCAGGTGCAGTCGCTGACCGGGTACAAGTCGAACGAGCCGCTGACGTTGAAGGCCGACGGCACCGACGTGACGCAGTGGAACCCGGAGGATTACGGCATTCCGGGCACGTTCGGCACGGTCGCGGCGAACCCGGCGTTCATCACGGCCAACCCGACGGCGACCGAGGACTTCTTGCGGGCATCCTTTCACGCCTACGACTACTGCCTCACGAATGCCGCCGAGTGCGTCGGCTACGCGGGCGCCCTCTCGGGTGCGGGCTACGACGTCGACCACAACGTGCAGGTCTGGCAGACGGAGACGGGCCTCGTCACGAAGTCGCAGCCCGCCGGAACGCCGCTCGGGTCGCTCAACTCCGACCTGATGGCGAAGGAAATCACGTTCCTCGTCTCGAGCGGTGTTCTGCCGAGCGCCCCCGACCCGGCGAAAGCGACCGACTCCTCCTTCCTCAAGGCGATCTACAACGGCACCGACCTCATCTGGCCCGCCCCGTAG
- a CDS encoding molybdopterin-dependent oxidoreductase — protein sequence MRRNVWAALTGVVAAAAVLASAELVAVFLSAESSPLFAVGSLMIDLAPPGVKDLMISLFGTGDKAALLTLLAIVIVIGACAAGLLQYRRPPWGIVVLIVFSAIAVIAVTTREGASGFAAVPTVVGMFVGVLVLRALQQRLKRWESREEGTRKRAAAAAAVIASGVSVPIAAEVARDPAASDPPEDGAPDPRVSRPTVTRESPVPPGPRVTPGVRTGPASYERRQFLTFFIVAAAGSAIVGLGSRLMNATAAAVTSARNALVLPAPATPAPVIPSGAELGLTGLSPVITPAADFYRIDTALQVPQLNPDTWSLRIYGMVENEVTLSFADVLALPLIEDTVTLTCVSNEVGGDLIGNATWLGYPLRDLLARAKPTAGADMVLSKSSDGFTAGSPLEVLQDKNRQSMLAVGMNGAPLPVEHGFPARLVVPGLYGYVSATKWVVEMKVTTFAQDMGYWTPRGWSALGPIKTSSRIDTPKNASGQSAGTIPIAGVAWAQHTGITKVEVQIDNGTWAEATLADAISADTWRQWVLPWQATSGDHTIAVRATDASGYTQTPDEAPPAPDGSTGYHTIQLTVQ from the coding sequence ATGCGACGCAATGTGTGGGCTGCCCTGACGGGTGTGGTCGCTGCCGCCGCTGTGCTTGCGTCGGCCGAGCTCGTCGCGGTGTTTCTGAGCGCCGAGAGCAGCCCGCTGTTCGCCGTCGGTTCGCTGATGATCGACCTCGCGCCGCCGGGCGTCAAAGACCTGATGATCTCCCTGTTCGGCACGGGCGACAAGGCCGCGCTGCTCACACTGCTGGCGATCGTCATCGTGATCGGGGCGTGTGCCGCCGGGCTGCTGCAGTATCGTCGGCCGCCGTGGGGCATTGTGGTGCTGATCGTGTTCTCTGCCATCGCGGTGATCGCCGTCACGACGCGGGAGGGGGCATCCGGTTTCGCCGCCGTACCCACGGTTGTGGGCATGTTCGTCGGAGTGCTCGTCTTGCGCGCCCTGCAGCAGCGGCTGAAGCGCTGGGAGTCGCGCGAAGAGGGAACGCGCAAACGTGCGGCAGCGGCCGCTGCCGTCATCGCGAGCGGCGTCAGCGTGCCGATCGCCGCCGAGGTGGCGAGAGACCCGGCGGCCTCCGATCCGCCTGAAGACGGCGCACCCGACCCCCGGGTCAGTCGACCCACCGTGACGCGCGAATCGCCTGTACCGCCCGGCCCGCGGGTCACGCCCGGCGTGCGCACCGGGCCCGCCTCCTACGAACGTCGCCAGTTTCTGACCTTCTTCATCGTGGCAGCAGCGGGGTCAGCCATCGTCGGCCTCGGTTCGCGCCTGATGAATGCCACGGCGGCGGCGGTGACGTCGGCTCGAAACGCCCTCGTTCTTCCGGCGCCCGCGACGCCGGCCCCGGTCATCCCGTCGGGTGCAGAGCTCGGCCTCACGGGGCTGAGCCCGGTCATCACCCCAGCGGCCGACTTCTATCGCATCGACACAGCGTTGCAGGTTCCGCAGCTCAACCCCGACACCTGGAGCTTGCGCATCTACGGCATGGTCGAGAACGAGGTGACGCTGTCGTTCGCCGACGTGCTCGCCCTGCCGCTCATCGAAGACACCGTCACGCTGACCTGCGTGTCGAACGAGGTCGGCGGCGACCTGATCGGCAACGCGACCTGGCTCGGCTATCCGCTGCGCGACCTACTCGCGCGAGCCAAGCCCACGGCCGGGGCCGACATGGTGCTCTCGAAGAGCTCCGACGGCTTTACGGCGGGCTCGCCGCTCGAGGTGCTGCAAGACAAGAATCGGCAGTCGATGCTGGCGGTCGGGATGAACGGGGCGCCGCTGCCGGTCGAGCACGGTTTTCCGGCTCGCCTCGTGGTGCCGGGGCTCTACGGATACGTCTCGGCCACGAAGTGGGTCGTCGAGATGAAGGTGACGACGTTCGCTCAAGACATGGGGTACTGGACTCCGCGCGGCTGGAGCGCCCTCGGACCCATCAAGACCTCGTCGCGCATCGACACCCCGAAAAACGCCTCCGGCCAGAGCGCCGGAACGATCCCCATCGCCGGCGTCGCCTGGGCGCAGCACACCGGCATCACCAAGGTGGAGGTGCAGATCGATAACGGAACCTGGGCCGAGGCCACCCTCGCCGACGCGATCTCGGCCGACACCTGGCGCCAGTGGGTGTTGCCGTGGCAGGCCACCTCGGGAGATCACACGATCGCCGTGCGGGCGACGGATGCCTCGGGTTACACCCAGACGCCCGACGAAGCCCCGCCGGCCCCCGACGGCTCGACCGGGTACCACACCATCCAGCTCACCGTGCAGTAA